The bacterium genome includes the window AGACCGGGCGGTGCGCCGGCGGGATAAAGTGTGGACCGGTGTAGGTGTAAAGCTTGATGCGCCCTTGTGCATAGTCGTCGGCGATGCCGAGTTGGTCCAGCACGCCTTCGACGGGGCCAAGCGTGGCGCTCATGACAACGATAGTGGTGAGGTCCGTGAGGAAAGTGCGGTTGAAGAAGCGGGCAGCTAGGGCATCGGATGGGCGCAGTGGGCGCAGGTCCAGACCATTATGATCGGCGTGGACGTGATAGCGCGCAGCGCTGGCGGCGTGGATGGGCAATGAAGCGCGGACGTATTCCATGCGCTCCATGAGTTTGATGAGTTCATGGGTGACCGATGGGTCGGCTTTGGTGATACCCCAGTATTGTGCGGCCTGGAGGCGCTTTTGGGCAATGAGGTCGATGTTTGACTGAAGCCAGTTGGATGCCTTGTGGAGAACCGTGGATGAGGAGCCGTTGAGCGTAGGCGGCATGGTCAAATTCCATTTGTCGAGGTCGCGGCGTGATAGCGTGATACCAGACATGCTCGTGCCAATGCTGTCCAGGCTGTGCGCCTCGTCGTAGATCAGGAGATGAGCAAGGGCGCACATGGTTTGGAGGCGCGTTTTGGTAAAGGCGTGGCCCCACCAAAGCCAGGCATAATTAAATAGGGCAAAGGGTGCGTAGAGCGTGCGGCGTTTGGCAAGGACGTATTCGCAGCGGTCGCTGACCGGGCACTGAAGCATGGGTTCGAAGGGGCAGTCATCGACAGTGATCAGGCGACGCACGCCGGCAAGTAGGGCCTTATCGACGACCTCCTGATTGACACAGGGGTAATTGGCCCGGCCCATGAGGGGCACGCCGCCCAGCAGTTCGTACTGGCGCTGGAGGTCCTTTGTGGCCGTGACGACACTGCCGGCGATGCCCATATCTGTAACATGTGCTGAAGTGGCAAGCGTGACGATATCGCTCTTGCCAGAGCCAGGCGGCAGTTCCAGGATGACGATGGGCAGCGGGCCGGCGGTGCGGTTGCTGTTTTCCAGCAATGCGATGCGCACCAGTTCCGGGATAAGGATGCGTTGCGCCGGGCGGAACCTGGGATAGGCAGGCACGCCGCCAGAAGGGTAGAAAAGGTCCTGCGGATCGTCATGGCTTATGGCGTCGATGAGTTGGTTCAGGAAGTGCGGCGCGCGGCGGGCCGTGCGCTCGATATTGAGTGTGTGCAGTATTTCGTCAAGATCAAGCGTGGTAGCGTCAGTGTACGGAATGGCAGTAGACACAGCATGAAACTCCTTTTTATTGGTTGGGTCAGGCGCAGGTTACTCGCGCGTCGTCTTGCTGGCCTGAATTGTGGCGATCAGGCCCACGACAAAGGCGCAAAAGAAGTAACCCATGCCGGCGGTCAGTTTGGCGATCAGATCGCCCGGCGTCGCAGCGGCTGTCTGTGCCCCAAGCACCACCAGTGCCGCAATGATGATTAGAACGGCCCACATATTGGCATTCCTCCTTTCTGAAAGTCTTGACTTTTTTGCCATATGCATCTATTATAACACATAGACACAGCGATATCCTCCTTTCACGCGAGAGGCCGCGCTTCCCCAAGGCGTGGCCTTTTGCTATCTGCCGCGCGTGCGCTGGTCATGGTCGCCCGCACGGGTGAACGTGGTGTA containing:
- a CDS encoding helicase C-terminal domain-containing protein; this encodes MSTAIPYTDATTLDLDEILHTLNIERTARRAPHFLNQLIDAISHDDPQDLFYPSGGVPAYPRFRPAQRILIPELVRIALLENSNRTAGPLPIVILELPPGSGKSDIVTLATSAHVTDMGIAGSVVTATKDLQRQYELLGGVPLMGRANYPCVNQEVVDKALLAGVRRLITVDDCPFEPMLQCPVSDRCEYVLAKRRTLYAPFALFNYAWLWWGHAFTKTRLQTMCALAHLLIYDEAHSLDSIGTSMSGITLSRRDLDKWNLTMPPTLNGSSSTVLHKASNWLQSNIDLIAQKRLQAAQYWGITKADPSVTHELIKLMERMEYVRASLPIHAASAARYHVHADHNGLDLRPLRPSDALAARFFNRTFLTDLTTIVVMSATLGPVEGVLDQLGIADDYAQGRIKLYTYTGPHFIPPAHRPVYYIDDAPKISKRSTDADYARQADLIAQAIQTYHAHATRQRTVMIHTVSWMHTRTLIRLLQARGVATITQDRDLSRADAIDAIRDLPEGSVVISPSLNQGYNPLPSSTPGLIIIAKTPFPSLADPIVRERQRLPGGGSWYFSEAAKEIVQGSGRGLRLEGDRAITLIIDKAASMVFKRFPQWYAATLAKIPAIAVDSAIVSFCQTP